The proteins below are encoded in one region of Triticum aestivum cultivar Chinese Spring chromosome 1B, IWGSC CS RefSeq v2.1, whole genome shotgun sequence:
- the LOC123085972 gene encoding uncharacterized protein: MKANGSKSMSAHLTCNMAPSRGAGAVDDGPPQPQTATCCTALQRGFPADGKPTQSRFAPVRTPGSAAMMLHADDNGPIEEEEPEEGEGQHQQQKQMQKQATTPTKRAAAATKTMIKKMVRKCKSSVADVDVARLGDAAPQTPRLRRSGAIRREWSFEDLHGGNNAA; this comes from the coding sequence ATGAAGGCGAACGGCAGCAAGAGCATGTCGGCGCACCTGACGTGTAACATGGCGCCCAGCCGCGGCGCCGGCGCCGTCGACGACGGCCCGCCGCAGCCGCAGACGGCCACCTGCTGCACGGCGCTGCAGCGGGGCTTCCCGGCGGACGGGAAGCCGACGCAGTCGCGGTTCGCCCCCGTGAGGACGCCCGGCTCGGCGGCCATGATGCTGCACGCCGACGACAACGGCCCTatagaggaggaggagccggaggaaggGGAGGGGCAGCATCAGCAGCAGAAGCAGATGCAGAAGCAGGCCACAACGCCGACcaagagggcggcggcggcgaccaagaCGATGATCAAGAAGATGGTGCGCAAGTGCAAGTCGTCGGTGGCGGACGTGGACGTGGCGCGGCTCGGCGACGCGGCCCCGCAGACGCCGCGTCTCCGGCGCAGCGGCGCCATCCGCCGGGAATGGAGCTTCGAGGACCTCCACGGCGGCAACAACGCCGCCTAA